The segment CTATTACGGCAGTGATTTTATCCTTTGGCATAACTAGTAAAAGTTTAACTTTAAATTTTTCAAAAATCAATAATCGGGTTTGAGAATCTTAAATCTATTCTCTTAACATTCTTACCTTCTATGCTATACTTTTGAATTATTTTTTGCAATAAAATTGCTTTTTCGTTCTCTTGCTTTTCTGAAAATATTGGGATTAAAACCTCAATAGTAGGGCTTTTAGTTGTTATAACAATGTTCTCGTTAATAACACAATTTACAATAGCCAATTTAACTTTTTTAAGTTCACTCAAAAACCGCACCGCCGACAAAATTTTATCGTTGGTTAGAGTACTTCCGGAGAATATCATATTTTCTTTGTAATTTATTAAAGGAAGGTCTTTATCAAAAGTATCGGATACGCCAAGAACAAAACCTTCTGAATCCACAACAAAAAAGCTCTCCTGAAAATCTGTTTTTATAAAGGCAGACGGAGTTCTCTCTTGTAATTTAATAACAAGCGCGTTAGGAAACAAAATTGTGGAAGTTACATTTTTTAAACTCGGGAAATTTGCATACACCATATTTTCAAGCTCTTTCTTGGATAAAAAAATGGACTTGCCCAAAAATTTGTTTTCAAGAATTATCTTAACATCCTCCGTTGAAATCAGCGTCAAGTCTTTAGGTTTTACAGAAATATTTTTAACGGTAAAAAAAGAGGACTTAATAAAAACAAACCATAAAACAAGGACCATACCTACTATTAGAAAAAGGAGGGCAATCCCGCGTCTTAAATTTCCTTTATATGATTTTGTTAATTTCCTCAACAAATTTTTGCGAAGCATCTTTTGGAAGCGAAATTTCTTTTTTTAGAAAATATTTCTTGGAATCTTCTAGCAGAAGCTTTATCTCCTCCAAAAGCGTTTTTCCTGTTAAAACATCTTGATTAAGAACACGGGCTAACCCCGCCTCTTTAACAAATTGCGCGTTATTATATTGTTCATTATGCGAAGTATTGGGAAGAGGAATAAGAAAAGCGGGCTTGCTGTAAAAGCACAGCTCGTACACAAAATGCGCGCCGGACCTGCCCACCAACAAATTGGCTTTTTGGATTGCGGTTAACTGCTCTTCTCGCGACAGGAATTTTTTTACGAGTACTCTTCCCTTATTTTTGGCGGGGAAAAAAGATATTTGCTCATTTAATCTATCAAAATCTCTAAAATACGAGTTGTCCCCGCATTGAATTATTATATTACAAAAGTCGGTTAAATTTTTAAGAATAGCCGATACAGTTTCGTTAATAATATGCGCCCCTTGCTTTCCCCCAGTAACGAATACTAAAGGCAAGTTTTCCTTAAAAACCCCTTTGGTTATATCCGCCTCTTTAAAATTTATTATAAGTGGTAACCCTATTACTCTAGATTTCTCTTTTGGGAAAAACGCAAGCGAAGATTCCCATGTTAAAAGAATTCTGTTGGCAAGTTTGGAAACAAATATATTAGCCCATCCGCCTTGCAAAGTTTGTTCATGAGTTATAATGGGAATTCTCATAATGTATGCCCAAATTGTTATCGGAACAGCCAAATACCCGCCAAAAGAAACAACCAGGCTGGGTTTTATCTTAAGCAAAAAGAACAAGGCTTGAAAAAAACCAAAAGGCAGGCGAATAAGTCTTATCGGATTAAAAGTTCTGTATATCTTTCCAGCGTATAAATTATAAAAGGGGATATTTTTTTGGGTAATTTCCCTATATTCCGCCGAAGAGTTTTTGTCTTTGTAGGCGGAAAATTTATGCCCCACAAAATGTATCTCCACATCTTTTCTTTCGTTTAAAAGCGCGTCTATCACCGCCACCGCAGAGGTATGATGGCCACCTATAAATACCAATCTTTTAGAATCGTTTTTCATAATCATAGTATAGCAAATCTCAGATTGCTTCGTCAGTCGCTTCGTTCCTTCCTCGCAATGACAAGTTTTGGGACGCGCCTCTTGGGAAACCAAACCCCTAAGAATCCGATGTCCTAGAGATGTTTAACAAAACCCCTATTCCCATTAAACTCACTATCATAGAAGAACCCCCGTAGGAAATAAAAGGCAAGGGAACGCCGGTTAAAGGTATTAAATGCACCATAGCGAATAGATTAACAAAAGCCTGAACGCCTATCCAACAAGAAATTCCTACCGCCACAAATTTTTTAAAAGGGTCCTTTTGGTTTTTTGCTATACTTAATCCTTTCCAAACCAAAGCCAAAAAAACAAGGCTTAAAAAAACTGAGCCAACAAAACCGAATTCTTCGGCGATAACCGCGAAAATTGAATCAGAAACTACTTCGGGAATGTACGCGTATTTCTGGCGGGACTCTCCAAAACCAAGTCCCAAAAAACCTCCAGAACCTACGGCTATTAATATTTGCGCGATATGATACCCCTCTTTAAGAATATCCGTTTCCCGCGGTCTTAAAAAGGTCATTAATCTTTGTCTTCTGTAAGAGGAAGAAAAGGACATTATGCCTCCCAAAGCAATTATTACAGGAAGACCAACCACTAAATAAAGCAAAGACAAATTTGAAATAAAATAAAGAGAAACGGCAATCGCCATAAATATAGAAGCCGTGCCAAAATCGGGTTCCAGCGCAACAAGACCTACTGTAGTTAATACGAGAATTAAAAAACCAAAAGTTTTTCGTTTATCTTTTGAAGTTATTTTCTCCAAAAACAACCCCCCATACAAAATGAATGCCAGCTTTGCCACATCAGTTGGTTGAAAACTAATTCTGCCTAAAAGGGGTATTG is part of the Patescibacteria group bacterium genome and harbors:
- a CDS encoding FtsQ-type POTRA domain-containing protein: MVLVLWFVFIKSSFFTVKNISVKPKDLTLISTEDVKIILENKFLGKSIFLSKKELENMVYANFPSLKNVTSTILFPNALVIKLQERTPSAFIKTDFQESFFVVDSEGFVLGVSDTFDKDLPLINYKENMIFSGSTLTNDKILSAVRFLSELKKVKLAIVNCVINENIVITTKSPTIEVLIPIFSEKQENEKAILLQKIIQKYSIEGKNVKRIDLRFSNPIIDF
- a CDS encoding glycosyltransferase; this encodes MKNDSKRLVFIGGHHTSAVAVIDALLNERKDVEIHFVGHKFSAYKDKNSSAEYREITQKNIPFYNLYAGKIYRTFNPIRLIRLPFGFFQALFFLLKIKPSLVVSFGGYLAVPITIWAYIMRIPIITHEQTLQGGWANIFVSKLANRILLTWESSLAFFPKEKSRVIGLPLIINFKEADITKGVFKENLPLVFVTGGKQGAHIINETVSAILKNLTDFCNIIIQCGDNSYFRDFDRLNEQISFFPAKNKGRVLVKKFLSREEQLTAIQKANLLVGRSGAHFVYELCFYSKPAFLIPLPNTSHNEQYNNAQFVKEAGLARVLNQDVLTGKTLLEEIKLLLEDSKKYFLKKEISLPKDASQKFVEEINKII
- a CDS encoding FtsW/RodA/SpoVE family cell cycle protein, producing the protein MRKRNFGKNLQSSRMEKYDKVLLYLVLSLVFFGLLMVFEASSSYAQGVFDNKYKFLFQQFVWVLIGFFGMWYMYKIDFYRLKKWSKPLMLISLGFLSVLALQSVLSQIFKTPVQTPFTKMTYGAFRWVVLNPPPFPAIPLLGRISFQPTDVAKLAFILYGGLFLEKITSKDKRKTFGFLILVLTTVGLVALEPDFGTASIFMAIAVSLYFISNLSLLYLVVGLPVIIALGGIMSFSSSYRRQRLMTFLRPRETDILKEGYHIAQILIAVGSGGFLGLGFGESRQKYAYIPEVVSDSIFAVIAEEFGFVGSVFLSLVFLALVWKGLSIAKNQKDPFKKFVAVGISCWIGVQAFVNLFAMVHLIPLTGVPLPFISYGGSSMIVSLMGIGVLLNISRTSDS